Part of the Candidatus Eisenbacteria bacterium genome, CCGGTAGGACTTCGCCCACTCGTCGTACACCACCTTGTGCTCGCTCTTGATCGCGAGCACGAGCTTGTCGAACCAGAATGCCCGCCGTTTCCAGAGACCCACCTCGAACGACACCGTTGCCGGCATCCCGAGCTCGAGCGTCTCCGTGAGTCGCGGCGTGAACGGCCGGTCCACGCGATACGTGACGCAGACGGCGCCGGCCACGATCTCGACCGGACCGACGGCGATCTCCATGTCGTCCGCGCGTACGGGCACGGGAAGGAGGAGAAGCGCGGCGAGCGCGAGTCCGATGGTTCGGATCCGGCGGGATGAGGAGCGTGGCTTCATCATCTAGAACGTGCCTCCGAGGCGGACTCCCACCCGGATGGCCGCGTCGGAGCGCTGCAGGTTTCGCGCGGCCGTGACCGCGAGGGGTCCCTCCGCGATACGCACCCCAATACCGCCGTCGAGGACGAACTGTTGGCGGGAGAGATTGTCCTTGCCGAACCACGCCATGCCCCAGTCCAGGAACCCGAAGGCCCAGACGTTCTTCCGCGCGAGCAGGTAGTACTCGGCGTTGGCGAGGAGGAACTGGTCCCCGGAGTACCGCTTGAAGTCCTGGCCGCGGAGCGTGCTGATGCCGCCCAGGTCCCACACCTTCTGCGAGGGGAGCGTCCCCGTCAGGGTCGAGCCCCCCACGAGCCGGGCGCGCGCGTCCTGTTTCCGGGAGAGCCGGATCCGCGTGGCCGCCGTTCCGCGAACCCTGCCGTACTCGAAGTCGCCGTGCACGGGGTCGCCCGCGCGCTCGTAGGTGAGCGATCCGCGCGTGCCGCCGTCCGACGGAATCGACGCGGGGCCGATCCGGACCGTCCCCGAGAGGACGCCGTCCTGTCCCTCGTCGACGGCCGGATTCTCGCGGAACCGGTCGTCGGCGCCGAAGAGGGAGACGTTGGCCTCATTGGGGAGGGAGCGCTGTTCTTCCACGCGCACGTCCGCGCGGACCGAGACATCGTACCCGGGCTCCCAGATCGCCCGGACCTCGAATCCCTCGGACTCGTAGTAGTCGCGGTAGTCGGTGCGCGCCAGGAGCGCGAAGATCGTGTTCTCGACCTCGTCCACGATCCACGCGTCCTCGGTGGCGGTGCGGCGGTACGCGGCGCCCCCGGCGCGGAACCGCACGGGATCGCCGAGCGGCGCTTCCAGCCCGCCCTCGAGGAGGAGCCGCTCGCGCGAGAACGCGTACGTGGCCTTGACGTAGACGAGCGGATCGGGCGTGCGGTCCATGCGCACCGCGAGCCCGGCCGTCGGGGTCGGGCCGTCGACGCGGTTGTAGCGGAAGTTGTAGATGGGGTTGAGACGCGCCTCGTCGGGGATCGTGGCGAGGGTTTCCCAGTCCGTGGACTGGAAGGTTGGCGCCGGAGCCGGCGGGGGCGCGGGCGTGAGTGCGGCGGTCGAGTCGGCGGGCTGGGCGAAGAGTTGGGCGGGGCTGGCCTGCAACCACCCGGTGACAAGCAACACCCACGCGACGAGCGACGCCGGGAGTCGCGCCGCCTGCGGGCGGCGCATGGATGGGCGCCGCGATATCACTCGCGCACGAGTCCGTATCTCTTGATCTTCCGGTGCAGGTACCCTCGATCCATGCCGAGCCGGCGCGACGCCTCGGTGACGTTCCACTGGCACTGCTTCAGCGTGGCGAGGATCGTGTCCCGCTCCGCCTTGTCGCGCGCCGCCTTGATCTCGCTGGGCGGGCCCTCGTCCGCGTCGGCGGGAAGCACCTCCTCCACCTCCGCGAGGCCGATCGTCTCCCCCTCGGTCATGATGAGGAGCCGCTCGACCAGGTTCTTCAGCTCGCGGACGTTGCCGGGCCAGCCGTACTTCGTGAGACGGTCCAGCGCTTCCCGGGTGAAGAGGCGCGCGGGACGCCCGTGCTCCTTGCAGAAGCGCTCGGCGAAGTGCGCGATGAGGAGCGGAATGTCCTCGGGCCTCTGGCGGAGCGGAGGCAGATGGACGGGGACGACGTTCAGCCGGTAGAAAAGATCCTCGCGGAACCGGCCGGCCTCGATCTCGGCGGGGAGATCCTTGTTGGTCGCGGCCACGATGCGGGTGTCCACCGAGATCGTGCGCGTGCTCCCGAGCCGCTCGATCTCGCCGGTCTCGATCGCCCGAAGGAACTTGGCCTGCGTCTCGAGACTCATGTCGCCGACCTCGTCGAGGAAGAGCGTCCCCTGGTCGGCGGCCTCGAGGCGTCCTCGCTTCATCTGCGTGGCGCCCGTGAACGCGCCCTTCTCGTACCCGAAGAGCTCGCTCTCGACGAGATCCTTGGGGAGCGCGGCGCAGTTCAGCTTCTCGAACGGACCGCGCGCGCGGGCGCTCCCGCGATGGATGGCCCGCGCGATGAGCTCCTTGCCCGCGCCGCTCTCGCCCGTGATGAGCACCTTGGCGTCGGTGCGCGCGACCTTCGCGATCTCCGCGCGGACGTGCTCGAGGGCCCCGCTCTTCCCGACCATCTCGTCGCCGCCCGCCTGCGCTCGGAGGCGCTCGTTCTCCCGCTGGAGCGCCTTCAGCTCGAGGGCGCGCTCGACGGTGACGAGGAGCCGGTCCGGGCCGAACGGCTTCTCCACGAAGTCCGCGGCCCCGAGCCGGATCGCCTTCACCGCCTCCTCGATCGTGCCGTGTCCCGACATGACCACCACGGGAAGATCCGGATGCGAGGCCTTCGCGCTCTCGAGAAGCGCGAGGCCGTCCTTTCCGGGCAGGCGAAGGTCGGTGATCAGGAGTCCCACGCGCTCCTTGGACAGGAGGCGCTCCGCCTCGTCCGCGTTCGGCGCGGTGAGCACGTCGTAGTGACGCTTCAGGCTCGCGGACGTCTCGAGGAGGACGGAGGGCTCGTCGTCCACGACGAGGACGCGCGTCTTGGGCCCGTTCACGCCTCCTCCGGCTCGCGGTCCGTGGCGGCGACGAGCGAGAGCCAGGCGCGCGTTCCCAGGCCGGGGCTCGATTCCATTCCGAAGTGGCCTCCGTGCTGCTCCACGATGCGCTGGACCAGGGTGAGTCCCAGTCCGCTTCCCGTCGACTTGGTGGTGAAGCCCGGATGCACGGCGCGCTCGAGGGTCGCGGGGTCCATTCCCGGGCCCGTGTCCTCGACCTCGAGGACCAGGCCCGTGCCCTTTCCGTCCTCCGCGCGCACGCGCAGCGTGACCACTCCCTTGTCTCCGAGCGCCTCGGTCGCGTTCTTGATCAGATTGACGATGACGCGCTGGATCTGGCCCGCGTCGGCCCAGGCTAAGGGAACGGGTCGCTCCACCTCAACGCGGAATTCGATCGGCGACGATCCCCGGTAGAGCCGAGCCGCGTCCTCCACCAGATCGCCGAGGTCCGTCGGCGCGAACTTCGGCTCGGGGAGCTGCGCCACCGCGGAGAACGACGTGGCGAACTCCTGGAGCGAGCGCACCTCGCGAAGGATCGAGTCGGCGTTCTCGGCGACCACCTCGGGACGCGGCAGCTCGGGGCGCCGCGCCTCCTCGCGCAGCCTCTGGAGCGCGAACTGGATCGGCGTGAGCGGGTTGCGGATCTCGTGCGCCACGGCGCGCGCCACCTCGCGCCAGGCGGCGAGCCGCTCGGCGCGCAGGAGCGCGCGGCGCGACGTCCGGATCTCGTCCACCATCCGGTTGAACGAGGTGGCGAGATAGCGCACCTCGCGCGTTCCGGACGGGGTCACGCGATGCGCGAGATCCCCTTGCGACACCTTCTCCATCGCGGTCTGGAGGTCGAGGACGGGGCGCGCCACGCTGCGCGAGACGATGTACGCGAGCGCGAAGCTCACGATTCCGAGCACGAGGCTCCAGAGCGCGGCGAAGATCCAGAGACTCCGCTGGGAGAGCCAGGTGTAGACACCCAGTCGCCGGTACATGGAGAGGTTCTTCTGGAGGGCCATGATCTCGGAGCTGATCTCGGGATCGAGCTGATAGCCCGCGAGGATCACGTGGCTCGCGTCCACGGACGCGACGCCGCTCACCTGCCGTGGCGCGTCGTCACCGGAGACGAGGCCCCCTTCCGCGAGCGCCCGGCGGATCGACTCGAGCTCCGGCTGGGGGAGCGTGATCCTCGGGCCGAGCCTGGCGCCGAAGAGCCGCTCCGCCGTGTCTCCGACGCGGTAGACCGCCACGTAGTCGAGGCCGCGGCCCCGCGCCTCGTCGCGAAGCGTGCGCTCCAGGTCCGCGAAATTCCCGGCGGTCACGAGCCGTCGCGTCTCCGGATCCAGCGCCAGCACGTCGGCGTGCTGTCTCGCGTCGCTCGCGAGCCGCTCGATCCCGCCGCGAATCACCTCGAGCGACTGGGAGAGGGCGCGCTCCGTCTCCGGATTCTTGAGCGCGGAGAGGCTCCGAGCGAGGTACTGCGTGACGAACCAGGTGAGCCCGAGCGACGGGACGAGCGCGACGACGAAGAAGAGCGCGAGGAGGCGGCCCCGTAGGGTGCCCATCATGGGTGCCGCGCGCCCGCTATGCCGCGCCGCCTTCGGTCTCGCCCGCGAGCTGGCCGCAGGCCGCGCCGATGTCCACACCCTGGGAGTAGCGCACCGTCACCGCGGGAACCCGCGGGGCGAGGTAGTCCACGAACCGCTGGATCCGCTCCGGGGCGGGACGGCGGAACCGGCCGGGGCCGATCGGATTGTAGGGGATCAGATTGACCCGGCAGGGGAGCGACCCGACGAGCCGCGCGAGCTTCACCGCGTCGCCGATGGTGTCGTTGATCTCCTCGATGAGGATGTACTCGAACGAGACCCGCTCGCCCACCTTCTCGACGTGGTGGCGCACCGCGCGGATCAGCGACTCGAGCGGGAACCGTCGGTTCACCGGCATGAGCTTCGAACGAAGGTCGTCGGTCGCGGCGTGGAGCGAGATCGCGAGGCGGTAGCGATGGCGCTCGTCCGCGAGCCGCAGGATTTGCGGGACCATGCCCACGGTCGAGATCGTGATCCGCCGCGGGGGAACCTTCATTCCGTGCGGAGCGCTCATGAGCCCCAGCGCCTGCATCACCGCCTCGTAATTCTCGAGCGGCTCGCCCATGCCCATCATCACGACGTTGAAGTCATGGACCCCCTCCGGCAGCTCGCTCCGGAGGCGCACCGCCTGCTCCACGATCTCGCCCGCGCTCAGGTTCCGCCCCCGGCCCATCCGTCCCGTGGCGCAGAAGCGGCAAGCGAACCCGCACCCGTGCTGGCTCGAGAGGCAGAACGTGTACCGGCGCGGCGTGCTCATGAACACGGACTCGACCACACCGCCGTCGCGGAGCCCGAAGGCGATCTTCCGGGTGCCGCGGTCCGTGGTCTCCCGGCGGCCGCGCTCGACGAGCGTCGCCACCTCGAAGCTCTCGCGGAGCCGGCCGCGGAGCGACGCGGGCAGGTTGGTCATCCGCTCGAAGTCGAGCGCCCCCTGGGAGTAGATCCAGCCGGCGATCTGTCTTCCGCGGAACGACTTCTCACCCCAGGAGAGGAGCAGCCGCTCCAGCTCGGGCTCGGAGAGGCCGATCAGGGCCTCCTTGGGCTCATGGAGGGTCATGGCTGGCATTTTACGATGGGATAACGGTTTCCGTCTTTACAAAGAGCATTTCGTATGCTACGGTTGAGGCCATCGCGGAGTCAACAAGGGTCCCGCGCGCGTTCACGCCTCAGTGGGGGGGCGACCGCCGTTTCACACTCCTCAGAGGCCACCGTCAGAATCGGTGCCGTCGACATCGGCACCAACTCCGTGCGGCTCCTCGTCGCGGACGTCGACGAGAGGGAACGCCTGCGGACTGCCCACCGCATGGGCGAGATCTCCCGCCTGGGAGAAGGCCTCGACCGCACCGGCTCCATCGACGAGGTCGCGGCCTCCCGGACTCTCGAGTGCCTCGAGCGTTTCGTCCACGAGGCGGAATACAGCGGCGCGAGCCGCATCCGCGTGGCCGGCACGAACGCCTTCCGCGTCGCCGCCAACGGCAGCGAGATCGCCGCTCGATTCTCCGATCGCGTGGGCTATCCCGTCGAGGTGTTGACGGGAGAGGAAGAGGCGCGGCTCGTCTTCTTGGCCGTCCTGAGCGGGCTGGCTCCCCAGCCGGGCCGATCGATCGTGGTCGACATCGGGGGCGGGAGCACGGAAGTCATTTCGGGTGAAGGGGAAACAGGGACGCAGGTCATCAGCCTGGAGCTGGGATGCGTCCGGCTCACGGAGCGCCTGATCCACGCCGATCCGCCGAAGGGCGAGGAGCTGGAGTCGGTACGGGGTCACGTTCGAGAGGTGTTCCGCGACAAGCTCGCCTCGTTCGAGCCCGGCGGCATGAGCCGGGCGATCGGGGTCGGGGGCACCGTGACCGCGTTCGGCGCGCTCGATCTGAACCTCGTCAAGTACGATCCCTCCCGGATCGAGAACCACCACCTCTCGCGGGCCCGCATCGACTCCATTTCCAAGCACTTGTGCGCTATCCCACTCGCCCAGAGAAGAGATCTGGCGGGAGTGAGCCGGGGGCGTGCCGACATCATCCCGGCGGGCGCGATCATCCTGAGCGAGTTCGCCGACCGGTTCGACCTGCCGGGGATCTACGTCTCCACCCGGGGGCTCCGGTACGGGCTCGTCCTGAGCGAGGCCCGAAAGGCATTCCGGGGAGCGGGCCAGGCCGCGGGAGCCTGATCGGGCCCCGCCGAACCCGCGCGGAGCCTTGCCCGGCCCGGCGCCCGGCCGCGAACCCGCCCTGGCCGGATCTGGCCACCTGTCCAAGCCGACTATTTGCTTGACGTTCGCCATCCTTCGCACGTATTCTCCTTCATCAGCGGCAGTCTTCGTCGACGAGCGCCTGCCCGCATGGGCATCCCTCCTGTTCGCGGTACCCCGCCGCGAACCACGACGCGCGACGACGAGCTGCCGGACACCGCCAGAACGAAGTGGTTTGGTTGCCGGGTCCGCCATTTCGTCGAAGGAGCATTGGAATGAGGGTCCTGGTCTCACGCCGCGTCATCGGGCTCAGTCTCCTGCTCGCCATGCTCTGCATGATGCCGGCCGTTTCACCTCCCGTGTTCGCCAAGCCAATCGGCTGGGAAAACTTCCCCGACCCGGACGCACCTGACGGTCCGAAGGGCGATGGCGACGGAGTCGTGGTCAAAGCGGGGTCGATCCAGGTGGATCGCACCGCGACGACGAGCACGACGAAGGTGAGCGGCGGGTCCGTGTGGAGCTCGATGCTGGAGTACCTCCGGATGATGTGGCTGGGCTACGGCTCGCGTCTGTACTGGTAGGACGCGGACCAGACCAGGTACGGTCCGGTCGTATGGCCGGGCCGTACCCAAGCAG contains:
- a CDS encoding sigma-54 dependent transcriptional regulator, with translation MNGPKTRVLVVDDEPSVLLETSASLKRHYDVLTAPNADEAERLLSKERVGLLITDLRLPGKDGLALLESAKASHPDLPVVVMSGHGTIEEAVKAIRLGAADFVEKPFGPDRLLVTVERALELKALQRENERLRAQAGGDEMVGKSGALEHVRAEIAKVARTDAKVLITGESGAGKELIARAIHRGSARARGPFEKLNCAALPKDLVESELFGYEKGAFTGATQMKRGRLEAADQGTLFLDEVGDMSLETQAKFLRAIETGEIERLGSTRTISVDTRIVAATNKDLPAEIEAGRFREDLFYRLNVVPVHLPPLRQRPEDIPLLIAHFAERFCKEHGRPARLFTREALDRLTKYGWPGNVRELKNLVERLLIMTEGETIGLAEVEEVLPADADEGPPSEIKAARDKAERDTILATLKQCQWNVTEASRRLGMDRGYLHRKIKRYGLVRE
- the rlmN gene encoding 23S rRNA (adenine(2503)-C(2))-methyltransferase RlmN codes for the protein MTLHEPKEALIGLSEPELERLLLSWGEKSFRGRQIAGWIYSQGALDFERMTNLPASLRGRLRESFEVATLVERGRRETTDRGTRKIAFGLRDGGVVESVFMSTPRRYTFCLSSQHGCGFACRFCATGRMGRGRNLSAGEIVEQAVRLRSELPEGVHDFNVVMMGMGEPLENYEAVMQALGLMSAPHGMKVPPRRITISTVGMVPQILRLADERHRYRLAISLHAATDDLRSKLMPVNRRFPLESLIRAVRHHVEKVGERVSFEYILIEEINDTIGDAVKLARLVGSLPCRVNLIPYNPIGPGRFRRPAPERIQRFVDYLAPRVPAVTVRYSQGVDIGAACGQLAGETEGGAA
- a CDS encoding ATP-binding protein gives rise to the protein MMGTLRGRLLALFFVVALVPSLGLTWFVTQYLARSLSALKNPETERALSQSLEVIRGGIERLASDARQHADVLALDPETRRLVTAGNFADLERTLRDEARGRGLDYVAVYRVGDTAERLFGARLGPRITLPQPELESIRRALAEGGLVSGDDAPRQVSGVASVDASHVILAGYQLDPEISSEIMALQKNLSMYRRLGVYTWLSQRSLWIFAALWSLVLGIVSFALAYIVSRSVARPVLDLQTAMEKVSQGDLAHRVTPSGTREVRYLATSFNRMVDEIRTSRRALLRAERLAAWREVARAVAHEIRNPLTPIQFALQRLREEARRPELPRPEVVAENADSILREVRSLQEFATSFSAVAQLPEPKFAPTDLGDLVEDAARLYRGSSPIEFRVEVERPVPLAWADAGQIQRVIVNLIKNATEALGDKGVVTLRVRAEDGKGTGLVLEVEDTGPGMDPATLERAVHPGFTTKSTGSGLGLTLVQRIVEQHGGHFGMESSPGLGTRAWLSLVAATDREPEEA
- a CDS encoding Ppx/GppA phosphatase family protein — protein: MRLLVADVDERERLRTAHRMGEISRLGEGLDRTGSIDEVAASRTLECLERFVHEAEYSGASRIRVAGTNAFRVAANGSEIAARFSDRVGYPVEVLTGEEEARLVFLAVLSGLAPQPGRSIVVDIGGGSTEVISGEGETGTQVISLELGCVRLTERLIHADPPKGEELESVRGHVREVFRDKLASFEPGGMSRAIGVGGTVTAFGALDLNLVKYDPSRIENHHLSRARIDSISKHLCAIPLAQRRDLAGVSRGRADIIPAGAIILSEFADRFDLPGIYVSTRGLRYGLVLSEARKAFRGAGQAAGA